A region of Allocoleopsis franciscana PCC 7113 DNA encodes the following proteins:
- a CDS encoding polyribonucleotide nucleotidyltransferase yields MVELDKSISFDGRDIRLKVGLLAPQAGGSVLIQSGDTAVLVTATRAQGREGIDFLPLLVDYEERLYAAGRIPGGFLRREGRPPEKVTLTSRLIDRPLRPLFPSWLRDDIQIVATTLSMDEQVPPDVLAVTGASIAVLQAKIPFYGPMAAVRVGLVGDDFIINPTYREIESGDLDLIVAGSPDGVIMVEAGANQLPEQDIIEAIDFGYEAVRDLIEAQRELMASLGIEVTIAEPPVGDTTLEQFIRDRATTQIKGILSQFDLDKHSRDTALDEIKANSVVAAIAELPEDEPVRVAATEDDKAVGKIFKDITKQLMRRQIVEEGVRVDGRKLDEVRPVSCKVGLLPQRVHGSALFNRGLTQVLSTATLGTPGDAQKLDDLNPEEDKRYLHHYNFPPYSVGETKPMRSPGRREIGHGALAERAIVPVLPPQEDFPYVLRVVSEVLSSNGSTSMGSVCGSTLALMDAGVPLTKPVSGAAMGLIKEGDEVRILTDIQGIEDFLGDMDFKVAGTDTGITALQMDMKITGLSMDVISEAIKQARPARLHILEKMLVALDKPRTELSPFAPRLLTMRIDPDLIGLVIGPGGKTIKGITEQTGAKVDIEDDGTITVSAVDGEKAKKAINIIQGMTRKLNEGDVYSGRVTRIIPIGAFVELLPGKEGMIHISQLADYRVGRVEDEVAVGDEVVVKVREIDSKGRVNLTRLGIHPDEAAAAREAAAMT; encoded by the coding sequence ATGGTAGAGTTAGACAAGTCAATATCCTTCGACGGACGGGATATTCGACTGAAAGTGGGTCTACTTGCCCCACAAGCCGGTGGTTCCGTGCTGATTCAGTCGGGCGACACGGCAGTTTTAGTAACAGCAACACGCGCCCAAGGCCGAGAAGGCATAGATTTTCTTCCCTTGTTGGTTGATTACGAGGAACGACTCTATGCGGCTGGTCGGATTCCAGGTGGATTTCTGCGACGGGAAGGTCGTCCGCCAGAAAAGGTGACGCTCACCAGCCGTCTGATTGACCGTCCCCTGCGCCCCCTATTCCCCAGTTGGCTTCGAGATGATATTCAAATCGTAGCAACTACCCTGTCCATGGATGAACAGGTACCACCCGATGTTTTGGCGGTAACGGGAGCTTCGATCGCAGTATTACAAGCCAAGATTCCATTTTATGGGCCGATGGCAGCCGTGCGAGTCGGTTTAGTCGGTGATGACTTTATCATCAACCCAACGTACAGAGAAATTGAGTCGGGAGACTTGGATTTGATCGTCGCCGGTTCCCCCGATGGCGTGATTATGGTAGAAGCCGGTGCCAACCAACTGCCAGAGCAGGATATTATTGAGGCGATCGACTTTGGCTACGAGGCGGTGCGGGACTTAATTGAAGCCCAGCGCGAGTTGATGGCATCTTTAGGCATTGAGGTGACCATCGCCGAACCACCGGTGGGAGATACCACCCTAGAGCAATTTATCCGCGATCGCGCAACGACTCAAATCAAAGGAATTCTCTCGCAATTTGACCTCGACAAACACAGTCGGGATACCGCTTTAGATGAAATCAAAGCGAATTCGGTTGTGGCAGCCATCGCCGAATTACCCGAAGACGAACCGGTTCGAGTCGCCGCAACGGAAGATGATAAAGCAGTCGGCAAGATTTTCAAAGACATTACCAAACAACTGATGCGCCGTCAGATTGTTGAAGAAGGCGTTCGGGTTGATGGTCGCAAACTCGATGAAGTGCGCCCCGTCTCTTGTAAGGTCGGTTTATTGCCCCAGCGAGTCCATGGCAGTGCTTTGTTTAACCGGGGACTCACTCAAGTGTTATCCACGGCAACCTTGGGAACCCCAGGCGATGCTCAAAAGCTGGATGACCTCAACCCCGAAGAAGATAAGCGCTATCTGCATCATTACAATTTCCCACCTTATTCAGTTGGGGAAACCAAACCGATGCGATCGCCCGGACGCCGGGAAATCGGTCACGGTGCTTTAGCCGAACGCGCGATAGTCCCCGTCTTACCCCCCCAAGAAGACTTCCCTTACGTCCTTCGGGTCGTGTCGGAGGTACTTTCTTCCAATGGTTCGACCTCGATGGGTTCGGTTTGTGGGTCTACCCTGGCATTGATGGATGCTGGCGTACCCCTGACGAAGCCAGTGAGTGGCGCAGCCATGGGTCTGATTAAAGAAGGGGATGAAGTCCGGATTCTCACCGATATTCAAGGCATTGAAGACTTTTTGGGTGACATGGATTTCAAAGTCGCCGGTACTGATACCGGGATCACGGCTTTGCAAATGGACATGAAAATCACTGGTTTGTCGATGGATGTGATTTCCGAAGCCATTAAGCAAGCCCGACCGGCGCGACTGCATATCCTGGAGAAAATGCTTGTAGCCCTAGACAAACCCCGTACAGAGTTGTCGCCTTTCGCGCCTCGCCTGCTAACGATGAGGATTGATCCAGACCTGATTGGTCTGGTGATTGGACCTGGCGGTAAGACCATTAAGGGGATTACCGAACAAACCGGGGCCAAGGTGGATATTGAAGACGACGGTACGATTACCGTTTCTGCGGTCGATGGTGAAAAGGCCAAAAAGGCAATTAACATCATTCAAGGCATGACCCGGAAGCTGAATGAAGGGGATGTCTATTCTGGTCGCGTCACTCGGATTATTCCCATTGGTGCTTTTGTAGAATTGCTGCCTGGGAAAGAAGGCATGATCCACATTTCTCAACTCGCGGACTATCGCGTCGGTCGAGTAGAGGATGAGGTCGCGGTCGGGGATGAAGTTGTGGTTAAAGTTCGAGAAATTGACAGTAAAGGGCGCGTCAATCTCACTCGTTTAGGCATTCACCCAGACGAAGCCGCAGCAGCGCGGGAAGCGGCAGCGATGACCTAG
- a CDS encoding DEAD/DEAH box helicase, with product MAILQGSWISGGNSGHLFIWGETWRTKASLGSSSANGALSHPFAMTQAELTSFLRFHRLSIDQFIETSGSSRPNRHQPVQQSQPNKWQAKVIALPTQTASPEGAYPLLSTQSLLDNSDDPPLEWQLWTVEGFCLEPAEAVKLLQALPLGSFQAADAYVGGSLRFWSQVMRWSLDLLSRCKFLPGLYRQPNGEAVAGWQPLLDSAIDQARLEKFTQLMPSSCRAYQELGTGDGGQGGQGGQGRDLTALSAIPPEELLLAFLSCVVDVQVRHWVQAQALPETESTVQEWLRSLSITSDPLEAPPEAVARLEAALQTWTTPLQQNLVAPTSQSLRQNLWRTCFALKPPTAGETNWQLEYCLQAVDHPDFLVDAKTIWSQPAEQLQYQGRTIEQPQETFLRGLGLATRLYPPIEPSLHQPRPQSCELTPIEVYEFIRASAWRLQDNGLGIVMPPGLAPGAGAKRLGISISAEVAQSKQKERLGLQSLLKFKWDLAIGDKTISKKEFDRLMSLQSPIVEVGGEWIALQPSDVKAAQAIFATSQEEMTLRVEDALRLSTGDTTTLAKLPVVKFEASGALQELITNLTGNQSVELIETPEGFHGTLRPYQLRGASWLAFLERWGLGACLADDMGLGKTIQTIAFLLHLKQQEVLESPTLLVCPTSVLGNWEREVKKFGSSLKVIVHHGDKRLKGKAFARAVKDKQLVITSYPLLFRDATTLEDISWQGVVLDEAQNIKNPSAKQSKAARELKAGFRIALTGTPIENRLSELWSILDFLNPGYLGNQQFFQRRFAMPIEKFGDRDSLQTLRSLVQPFILRRLKTDKDIIQDLPEKQEMNVFCGLSAEQATLYQKLVDESLTEIESSEGIKRHGLILTLLLRLKQVCNHPAQYLKEKNLGEAKRSGKLLRLQEMLEEAISEGDRALIFTQFAEWGKLLQPYLEKQLGWETLFLYGSTKKQQREEMVDRFQNDPEGPRILLLSLKAGGTGLNLTRANHVFHVDRWWNPAVENQATDRAFRIGQTRNVQVHKFVCNGTLEERINDIIESKKQLAEQAVGAGEDWLTDMDTDQLRSLLLLDRNAVIDD from the coding sequence ATGGCGATTTTACAGGGCAGTTGGATATCGGGTGGAAATAGTGGGCATCTCTTCATTTGGGGGGAAACCTGGCGTACTAAGGCCTCTTTAGGGTCTTCATCTGCAAATGGTGCTTTATCTCATCCCTTCGCAATGACGCAGGCGGAATTAACGTCTTTTTTGCGTTTTCATCGTCTTTCTATCGATCAATTTATCGAAACCTCTGGGAGTTCTCGCCCAAATCGCCATCAGCCGGTGCAACAGAGTCAACCCAACAAATGGCAAGCTAAAGTTATAGCTTTACCGACCCAAACAGCATCCCCGGAAGGGGCATATCCCCTACTGTCTACCCAAAGCCTATTAGACAATAGCGATGACCCACCTCTAGAATGGCAACTCTGGACAGTCGAAGGGTTTTGCCTGGAACCTGCGGAGGCGGTAAAACTCCTACAAGCGCTACCCCTTGGCTCTTTTCAAGCCGCTGACGCTTATGTGGGAGGCTCACTGCGCTTTTGGTCACAAGTCATGCGGTGGAGTTTGGATCTGCTGAGTCGATGTAAGTTTTTACCGGGATTGTACCGACAACCCAATGGTGAGGCGGTTGCAGGTTGGCAACCCCTACTCGACAGTGCTATAGACCAAGCGCGTTTAGAAAAGTTTACCCAACTTATGCCCTCGTCTTGTCGAGCTTATCAGGAACTAGGGACGGGAGACGGCGGACAAGGGGGACAAGGGGGACAAGGCAGAGACTTGACGGCTTTATCTGCCATCCCCCCTGAGGAATTACTACTAGCTTTCTTGAGTTGTGTCGTTGATGTTCAAGTGCGTCATTGGGTACAAGCTCAAGCTTTGCCAGAGACAGAATCCACCGTACAAGAGTGGCTGCGAAGTCTCTCCATAACCTCTGATCCCCTTGAGGCACCTCCCGAAGCGGTAGCCAGACTAGAAGCCGCATTACAAACCTGGACAACTCCACTCCAACAAAACTTAGTTGCACCCACCTCCCAAAGCTTAAGACAAAATCTATGGCGCACCTGCTTTGCGCTCAAACCCCCAACTGCGGGCGAAACCAACTGGCAGTTGGAATACTGCTTACAAGCCGTGGATCATCCAGACTTTTTGGTAGATGCCAAAACAATATGGAGCCAGCCAGCCGAGCAATTGCAATATCAAGGACGAACCATTGAGCAACCTCAGGAGACATTCCTCAGAGGTTTAGGATTGGCTACCCGCCTCTATCCCCCCATCGAACCCAGCTTACATCAACCCCGTCCTCAGTCTTGTGAGCTAACGCCCATCGAGGTGTATGAGTTCATTCGGGCGAGTGCTTGGCGGTTACAAGACAATGGTTTAGGAATTGTCATGCCACCCGGATTAGCGCCGGGAGCAGGAGCCAAACGCCTGGGAATCAGCATTAGTGCTGAGGTGGCACAATCCAAGCAGAAAGAGCGTTTGGGGTTGCAAAGCCTGCTCAAGTTCAAATGGGATCTGGCAATTGGCGATAAAACGATCTCGAAAAAAGAGTTTGATCGCCTGATGTCGCTTCAATCTCCGATTGTAGAAGTCGGTGGCGAATGGATTGCTCTGCAACCCTCCGATGTAAAAGCCGCTCAAGCTATTTTTGCCACCTCCCAAGAGGAAATGACGCTGCGTGTAGAAGATGCTTTGCGCCTCAGTACGGGTGACACCACCACCCTGGCAAAACTGCCAGTGGTTAAATTTGAGGCATCCGGGGCACTGCAAGAGTTGATTACCAATCTCACAGGTAATCAATCGGTTGAGCTGATTGAGACACCCGAAGGTTTTCATGGCACTTTACGACCTTACCAATTACGAGGCGCTAGTTGGCTGGCTTTCTTAGAACGATGGGGCTTGGGTGCTTGCCTCGCGGACGATATGGGATTGGGAAAAACGATTCAGACTATTGCCTTTCTGCTGCATCTCAAACAGCAGGAGGTATTAGAATCACCCACGCTCCTCGTTTGCCCAACTTCGGTGTTAGGGAACTGGGAACGAGAAGTTAAAAAATTTGGTTCCTCTTTAAAAGTAATCGTTCATCATGGGGATAAACGACTCAAAGGCAAAGCATTTGCTAGAGCCGTTAAGGATAAACAATTAGTGATTACCAGCTATCCCTTACTGTTTCGAGATGCTACCACCCTTGAGGATATTTCCTGGCAAGGTGTGGTGTTGGATGAAGCCCAAAATATTAAAAATCCATCAGCGAAGCAATCAAAAGCTGCCAGGGAACTCAAGGCAGGATTTCGGATTGCCTTAACGGGGACACCCATAGAAAATCGCTTGTCCGAATTGTGGTCGATTTTAGATTTCCTCAATCCAGGGTATTTAGGTAATCAGCAATTTTTTCAACGCCGATTTGCCATGCCCATTGAGAAGTTTGGGGATAGGGATTCGTTACAAACTTTGCGATCGCTGGTTCAACCTTTCATTCTTCGCCGCCTCAAAACAGACAAAGACATCATTCAAGACTTGCCTGAAAAACAAGAAATGAATGTTTTCTGTGGTCTTTCTGCGGAACAAGCGACCCTTTATCAAAAATTGGTGGATGAGTCTTTAACTGAAATTGAATCATCTGAAGGGATTAAGCGTCACGGGTTGATTTTGACATTACTCCTAAGACTCAAGCAAGTTTGTAATCATCCAGCACAATACCTGAAAGAGAAAAACTTAGGAGAGGCTAAGCGCTCAGGAAAATTACTGCGCCTACAGGAAATGTTAGAAGAGGCAATTTCTGAAGGCGACAGAGCTTTAATTTTCACTCAATTTGCGGAGTGGGGCAAACTTCTCCAACCTTATTTAGAGAAACAATTGGGTTGGGAAACGTTGTTCTTGTATGGCTCAACGAAGAAACAACAACGAGAGGAGATGGTTGACCGTTTCCAAAACGACCCTGAAGGTCCAAGGATTCTACTTCTCTCTCTCAAAGCGGGTGGAACAGGTCTTAATTTAACACGGGCTAATCATGTTTTTCATGTTGATCGATGGTGGAATCCAGCCGTAGAAAATCAGGCAACGGATCGTGCGTTTCGGATTGGACAAACCCGAAATGTTCAGGTGCATAAATTTGTCTGTAATGGTACGTTGGAAGAGCGAATTAACGACATCATTGAGAGTAAAAAACAACTAGCCGAACAAGCCGTAGGCGCGGGTGAAGATTGGTTAACCGATATGGATACAGACCAGTTGCGATCGCTCTTACTGCTTGACCGTAATGCGGTAATTGATGATTAG
- a CDS encoding tetratricopeptide repeat protein has protein sequence MGTLQQSLDTDLVESSRLSEEKAWERLTELVGAERLSPHDLWKQHVVSQLFECLGYQPLGLELVGRYLAENPNVSWGEMLNQLQAQRLKEEAINPSEVELQLTLNTAQRGVKAAFELIWQNLDSTTQQVSEFLSLFAPEMIPWQLVEFASKPLNWGKEDLNRAKHQLEKWQLIQLIESRKDYYKIHPLIREFLQTKQQVSEQSDKLKRSFIQTMVIIAQQIPDSPNPKEIELIKDAIPHFVEVTQSLTESVRDEEILWLLDRLGNFYKSQGLYEIAKAWFLKCLHVAKCRLGNNHPDVATSLNNLAGLYYAQRCYGEAESFYWQALKLRKKLLGNNRPEVATTLNNLALLYYAQGRYQEAEPLFVEALKIRKRFQRNYSPDVAATLNNLALLYYAQGRYQEAEPLYVEALELRKSILGTHHLDVATTLNNLASLYDAQGRYQEATPLLMQALKVSEQVLGSDHSNTIIFRKNLVTLQSKLEASNFWQPKKLRKKILTLVRRKK, from the coding sequence ATGGGTACATTGCAGCAATCGCTAGACACCGATTTGGTTGAATCATCTAGGCTGTCAGAAGAGAAGGCTTGGGAACGACTAACAGAACTAGTGGGTGCCGAACGACTTTCACCCCATGACTTATGGAAACAGCATGTTGTATCCCAACTGTTTGAATGCTTAGGTTATCAACCGTTGGGATTGGAGTTGGTGGGGCGGTATTTAGCGGAAAATCCCAATGTGTCCTGGGGAGAAATGTTAAATCAGCTGCAAGCCCAGCGACTGAAAGAAGAAGCAATCAACCCCTCAGAAGTGGAACTACAGCTAACCCTTAATACAGCACAGCGCGGAGTGAAAGCGGCATTTGAATTAATTTGGCAAAACCTTGATTCGACGACACAGCAGGTTAGCGAGTTCTTAAGTTTGTTTGCACCGGAAATGATTCCCTGGCAACTCGTTGAGTTTGCCAGTAAACCGTTAAATTGGGGAAAAGAAGACCTCAATCGAGCCAAACATCAACTTGAAAAATGGCAGCTAATTCAGTTAATTGAATCTAGAAAGGATTACTACAAAATACATCCTTTAATCCGGGAATTCCTTCAAACTAAACAACAAGTATCAGAACAATCTGACAAACTCAAACGGTCGTTTATCCAGACCATGGTAATCATTGCACAACAAATTCCTGACTCTCCCAATCCTAAGGAGATTGAGTTAATAAAAGATGCGATTCCCCATTTTGTTGAAGTAACTCAATCGCTGACCGAGTCGGTAAGAGATGAAGAAATTCTTTGGCTCCTTGATCGATTAGGTAACTTTTATAAAAGTCAGGGATTATATGAAATTGCCAAAGCCTGGTTTCTGAAGTGCTTACATGTTGCCAAATGTCGCTTAGGAAATAACCATCCTGATGTTGCCACCAGTCTAAATAATCTGGCAGGACTCTACTATGCACAAAGATGTTACGGAGAAGCCGAATCCTTCTACTGGCAAGCTTTAAAGCTTAGAAAAAAATTGTTGGGAAATAATCGTCCTGAGGTGGCGACAACGTTGAATAATCTAGCATTACTTTACTATGCTCAAGGACGTTACCAAGAAGCAGAACCTCTGTTTGTGGAAGCGTTAAAAATCAGAAAACGCTTCCAGAGAAATTACTCCCCAGATGTCGCAGCGACGTTGAACAATCTAGCATTACTTTACTATGCCCAAGGGCGTTATCAAGAAGCAGAGCCTCTGTATGTGGAAGCTTTAGAACTGAGAAAGTCTATTTTAGGCACTCATCATCTTGATGTAGCGACAACACTCAATAATCTAGCCTCCTTGTACGATGCTCAAGGACGCTATCAGGAAGCAACGCCTCTGTTAATGCAAGCTTTAAAGGTCAGCGAACAGGTCTTGGGCAGTGATCATTCTAATACTATTATTTTCCGGAAAAACTTGGTAACGCTTCAATCTAAGCTGGAAGCTAGTAATTTTTGGCAACCGAAGAAGTTGAGGAAAAAGATTTTAACATTGGTGCGGCGAAAAAAGTAA
- a CDS encoding histone deacetylase family protein, with amino-acid sequence MDLPIIYHPDYVAPLPEGHRFPMPKFGKLYERLLNSHIATLDQFHTPEIPPTEWIELVHTSDYVQAYLKGTLDTKAQRRIGLPWSSALVKRTCTAVGGTLLTAQLALKYGLACNTAGGTHHAFPSYGSGFCIFNDLAIAARVLQQQGLAQKILILDLDVHQGDGTAFIFQDDPTVFTFSMHCEINFPSTKQTSDLDVPLPEGMEDDAYLQTLARYLPDLLSEFQPDIVLYDAGVDPHTGDRLGKLALTDTGLYRREMQVLSTCVAAGYPVASVIGGGYADDFDALIYRHSLVHRAASHVYRQYRL; translated from the coding sequence ATGGACTTGCCAATCATCTACCATCCCGACTACGTCGCCCCACTCCCAGAGGGACATCGCTTTCCCATGCCCAAATTTGGGAAACTCTACGAACGACTTCTGAACTCGCACATTGCCACCCTAGACCAATTCCATACCCCGGAAATCCCCCCAACTGAATGGATTGAACTTGTCCACACCTCCGATTATGTCCAAGCTTACCTGAAAGGCACCCTCGACACCAAAGCCCAACGGCGTATCGGATTACCCTGGAGTTCTGCCCTTGTCAAGCGCACCTGCACCGCCGTCGGTGGTACCCTCCTCACTGCCCAACTCGCCCTCAAGTATGGCTTAGCCTGTAATACCGCCGGGGGAACCCATCATGCCTTTCCGAGTTATGGCTCAGGTTTTTGTATTTTTAACGATTTAGCGATCGCAGCGCGTGTCCTGCAACAACAAGGACTCGCTCAAAAAATTCTCATTCTCGACCTCGATGTCCATCAAGGAGACGGTACCGCCTTCATTTTCCAGGATGACCCAACTGTCTTCACCTTCTCAATGCACTGTGAAATTAACTTCCCCAGTACCAAACAAACTAGTGACTTAGACGTTCCTCTCCCCGAAGGCATGGAAGACGACGCCTACCTACAAACCCTAGCGAGATATCTTCCTGACTTACTAAGTGAATTTCAGCCTGATATAGTTCTGTATGACGCTGGAGTTGACCCTCATACAGGCGATCGCTTAGGCAAATTAGCCCTCACCGATACCGGACTCTACCGCCGTGAAATGCAGGTCTTAAGTACCTGCGTTGCCGCAGGCTATCCTGTTGCTAGTGTCATCGGTGGCGGTTATGCCGACGACTTCGATGCCCTCATCTACCGTCACTCCTTAGTTCATCGGGCTGCTAGTCATGTCTACCGTCAGTATCGACTTTAA
- a CDS encoding endo-1,4-beta-xylanase, with amino-acid sequence MKYRLLIALIVFVWVPFLMLFRGSAAPSVATPSAAPTAETSEPSLRSLAQKRGIGIGTSVNLGPFMNDPNYREVLAREFEILVPENAWKFEFVHPTPDRYEFGQVDTLINFAKDNNMEVRGHPLVWHYSLPKWINEGNFSRDELIKILETHVKTLVGRYRGQIPTWDVVNEAINRDGSLRDTIWLRNIGPEYIDMAFQWAHEADPQAKLFYGEYMTEEINQKSDGVYTLVSGMLQRGVPIDGVGFQSHLGLSYLPKLDSLAQNFDRFNQLGLAVQFTELDMKIQDGKGSLEERLAKQAKAYSDLLRVCLQAKKCTALITWGFTDRYTWIADVTGEVEAPLIFDASYRPKPAYDALKEVLSSK; translated from the coding sequence ATGAAGTACCGTCTATTAATTGCTTTAATTGTTTTTGTCTGGGTGCCCTTTTTGATGTTATTTAGGGGCAGTGCCGCACCATCAGTAGCAACCCCTTCAGCCGCACCCACCGCAGAAACATCCGAGCCTTCGCTGCGTTCCCTGGCTCAAAAGCGAGGAATAGGCATTGGTACCTCAGTCAACTTGGGTCCCTTCATGAACGATCCCAACTACCGAGAGGTTCTAGCACGCGAGTTTGAAATCTTAGTACCCGAAAATGCTTGGAAATTTGAGTTTGTGCATCCAACGCCTGATCGCTACGAATTTGGTCAAGTCGATACATTAATCAACTTTGCCAAAGACAATAATATGGAAGTGCGCGGTCATCCTTTGGTCTGGCACTATTCATTACCTAAATGGATTAATGAAGGCAACTTCAGCCGAGACGAATTGATCAAAATTTTAGAAACCCACGTCAAAACATTAGTCGGTCGTTATCGAGGTCAAATTCCTACTTGGGATGTCGTGAATGAAGCCATCAATCGAGATGGCTCTTTGCGTGATACGATTTGGCTGCGAAATATTGGCCCTGAATATATTGATATGGCTTTTCAGTGGGCGCATGAAGCTGACCCACAAGCCAAGTTATTTTATGGGGAGTACATGACGGAGGAGATTAATCAAAAGTCAGATGGCGTCTATACTTTAGTTTCAGGGATGCTACAGCGTGGTGTACCGATTGATGGGGTCGGTTTCCAATCTCACTTAGGATTAAGCTATTTACCGAAGCTGGACTCCCTTGCTCAAAACTTTGATCGCTTCAATCAACTGGGTTTAGCGGTGCAGTTCACTGAATTGGACATGAAAATTCAGGATGGTAAAGGGAGTTTAGAAGAGCGTTTGGCAAAACAAGCGAAAGCTTATAGTGATCTCCTCAGGGTGTGTTTACAGGCTAAAAAATGTACAGCACTCATTACTTGGGGATTTACAGACCGATATACTTGGATTGCTGATGTAACGGGCGAGGTAGAGGCACCCCTCATTTTTGATGCCTCTTATCGCCCCAAGCCGGCTTACGACGCCCTTAAAGAAGTTTTAAGTTCTAAGTAG
- a CDS encoding nuclear transport factor 2 family protein: MESRPPLPPFTLETAKAKVQAAEDAWNTRDPERVSLAYTEDSVWRNRAEFFTGRDKIREFLTRKWNTELDYRLKKELWSFTDNRISVKFEYEYHTDSGQWYRAYGNEQWEFADNGLMRRREASINDLPIQESERKFR, translated from the coding sequence ATGGAAAGTAGACCTCCCTTACCTCCATTTACCCTAGAAACAGCTAAAGCCAAAGTACAGGCAGCAGAAGATGCCTGGAACACCCGGGACCCCGAACGAGTATCCTTGGCTTACACCGAAGATTCGGTTTGGCGAAACCGGGCAGAATTCTTCACCGGACGGGACAAGATTCGAGAATTTCTCACTCGCAAGTGGAACACCGAACTGGACTATCGGCTCAAGAAAGAATTGTGGAGTTTCACCGATAACCGCATCTCCGTTAAATTTGAGTACGAGTATCACACGGATTCGGGTCAGTGGTATCGTGCCTATGGCAATGAACAGTGGGAGTTTGCTGACAACGGACTAATGCGACGACGGGAAGCCAGTATCAATGATTTGCCCATTCAGGAGTCGGAACGTAAGTTTCGTTGA
- a CDS encoding SWIM zinc finger family protein: MTNYEIDSPPWWVQQWNDLLNSYRFKKRLERARKYAKEGNVLSIEFKGPEVLAKVQGTAPEPYELSLSIDPFTEEDWNYIVETMAQEAIYSAQLLAGEMPHNIEKVFTANGLSLFPFTLSDIRSRCSCPDPQNPCKHIGAVYYQLGDRFSEDPFVLFQLRGRSKEQILDNLRRLRSKDSEGQESSTGVSPTYLEEKESTPLIPNPSTGLDIKQFWQYGEPLDSSLVVIAPPPDNRTVLDVLGTIPLASTDAQAVRQYLDKVYPTVAQQAVISALNRDA; this comes from the coding sequence GTGACTAACTACGAAATCGATTCTCCTCCTTGGTGGGTGCAACAATGGAATGATTTGCTCAACTCCTATCGCTTCAAAAAGCGTTTGGAGCGAGCGCGTAAATATGCCAAAGAAGGTAATGTTCTGAGTATTGAGTTTAAAGGGCCAGAAGTATTAGCCAAGGTACAAGGTACCGCGCCAGAACCCTATGAACTTTCCTTGTCTATCGACCCTTTCACGGAGGAAGACTGGAATTATATTGTGGAAACAATGGCTCAAGAAGCCATTTACTCGGCTCAGTTATTAGCTGGCGAGATGCCCCACAATATTGAAAAAGTTTTTACGGCAAACGGGTTGAGCTTGTTTCCGTTTACGTTATCGGATATCCGATCGCGGTGTAGTTGTCCTGACCCCCAAAATCCCTGTAAGCATATTGGAGCCGTTTACTACCAATTAGGCGATCGCTTCAGTGAAGACCCTTTTGTCTTGTTCCAATTACGCGGACGGAGTAAAGAACAAATTTTAGATAACTTGCGTCGCTTGCGGAGTAAAGATTCAGAGGGGCAGGAGTCTAGTACAGGCGTCTCACCGACCTACTTAGAAGAAAAGGAGAGTACACCCCTCATCCCCAATCCCTCAACGGGGCTTGACATTAAGCAATTTTGGCAATATGGAGAACCACTTGATTCTTCTCTGGTTGTGATTGCGCCACCACCAGACAACCGCACCGTTCTCGATGTTTTAGGAACGATTCCCTTAGCCTCTACTGACGCTCAAGCTGTAAGACAGTATCTAGACAAGGTTTATCCAACCGTGGCGCAGCAGGCTGTGATATCGGCGCTTAATCGAGACGCCTAA